A stretch of Prunus dulcis chromosome 6, ALMONDv2, whole genome shotgun sequence DNA encodes these proteins:
- the LOC117630024 gene encoding uncharacterized protein LOC117630024: MADYETHHHSSIPKETALQALNTIIQLHFEKTLEKKRSIDLQKKELHKLFILFFIFLSLIFFAEAQSSRLQCRHCWVPIVLLSLAHLIFYVAVAQTLRCINGFKYQRRCHKLTLGLATEKLREMKMRLSSANGGGGDFDGVSENEFEIHYQEPPESYFGKFKRNWALHFGFLIVIYGFMVASSVVLLCF; this comes from the coding sequence ATGGCAGACTACGAAACCCACCACCACTCTTCAATCCCAAAAGAGACAGCTCTGCAAGCCCTAAACACCATCATCCAGCTTCACTTCGAGAAGACCCTCGAGAAGAAGAGGTCCATAGACCTCCAGAAGAAGGAGCTCCACAAGCTCTTCATCCtgttcttcatcttcctcagCCTCATCTTCTTTGCCGAGGCCCAGTCCTCGAGGCTCCAATGCCGCCACTGCTGGGTCCCAATCGTCCTCCTCTCCCTGGCTCACCTCATCTTCTACGTGGCAGTTGCTCAGACCCTGCGCTGCATCAATGGGTTCAAGTACCAGAGGCGCTGCCACAAGCTAACACTTGGGCTGGCCACTGAGAAGCTGAGGGAGATGAAGATGAGGCTTAGTAGCGCTAATGGCGGCGGAGGGGACTTTGATGGGGTTTCTGAGAATGAGTTTGAGATTCATTATCAAGAGCCTCCTGAGAGTTACTTTGGTAAGTTCAAGAGGAATTGGGCTTTGCATTTTGGCTTCTTGATTGTCATTTATGGCTTCATGGTGGCTTCCTCTGTTGTTCTCCTCTGtttttag